One genomic segment of Aquipluma nitroreducens includes these proteins:
- a CDS encoding recombinase family protein, producing MRIADLYIRVSTDEQADRGYSQRDQDERLHKYCEINSIQVRKVVYEDHSAKTFTRPAWTKLLIDLRKHRGHSDLILFTKWDRFSRNAGDAYQMISTLRRLGVEPQAVEQPLDLSIPENKMMLAFYLAAPEVENDRRALNTFHGMRRAKKEGRWMGTAPIGYSNRITESGKKYIAPKDIQGDIMRWAFNELANGKFNTEQIWKMAMRKGLVCSKPNFWVAIRNPVYCGRIFIPKFKDEESFIVQGQHEPLISEALFYAVQDVLDGRKRVKRTKIIADDNIPLRGFLICPNCGRILTASASKGRNQYYHYYHCSSDCGIRYKAPEANTKMVDEIRKYVQPLPRLQLFKEVIVSVYKAKTHVQRNEVQQLKIQLEEANKRLSKARELLLCGDIEADDYRTIKAESEERIYRLEAKLSASITDTTNIEPLWDKAISSISQLDVLYEKGTVTQKRKIIGSMFPEKLTFDGFQYRTTRINEALNLMLLINSKIQGKKNETNPTFLDLSHQVTQLGI from the coding sequence ATGAGAATAGCAGATTTATATATTCGGGTAAGCACCGACGAACAGGCAGATAGAGGTTACTCCCAACGTGACCAGGATGAAAGACTACATAAATACTGTGAAATAAACTCCATCCAAGTAAGAAAGGTTGTTTATGAGGACCATTCTGCAAAAACATTCACTCGTCCGGCATGGACAAAATTATTAATTGACCTTCGAAAACATAGAGGGCATTCAGACCTTATACTGTTTACAAAGTGGGATAGGTTCAGCCGTAATGCCGGAGATGCCTACCAGATGATAAGTACTTTGCGGCGGCTTGGCGTGGAACCGCAGGCCGTTGAACAGCCATTAGACTTGTCCATCCCTGAAAATAAAATGATGCTAGCCTTTTACCTGGCAGCACCCGAAGTAGAAAATGACAGAAGAGCTTTGAATACTTTTCATGGTATGAGACGTGCCAAAAAGGAAGGTCGATGGATGGGGACTGCGCCTATAGGATATAGCAATAGAATAACCGAATCAGGAAAGAAATACATTGCGCCTAAAGATATACAGGGAGACATTATGCGTTGGGCTTTCAATGAACTTGCCAATGGAAAATTCAATACCGAACAGATATGGAAGATGGCTATGAGAAAAGGATTGGTTTGTAGCAAGCCTAACTTCTGGGTGGCCATACGAAATCCTGTCTATTGCGGTAGAATCTTTATTCCAAAATTTAAGGATGAAGAAAGTTTCATAGTTCAGGGTCAGCATGAACCACTAATATCTGAAGCCCTGTTTTATGCGGTGCAGGATGTATTGGACGGACGCAAAAGAGTTAAACGAACCAAGATAATTGCCGATGATAACATTCCATTGAGAGGTTTTCTGATATGTCCAAATTGTGGAAGGATATTAACAGCTAGTGCGTCCAAAGGACGTAATCAATACTACCATTATTATCATTGCAGTTCAGACTGTGGCATTCGTTATAAAGCTCCGGAAGCCAATACTAAGATGGTGGATGAAATCCGGAAATATGTACAACCGTTACCTCGTCTTCAATTATTCAAAGAGGTAATTGTTAGTGTTTACAAGGCTAAGACACACGTCCAGCGCAACGAAGTTCAGCAATTGAAAATACAGTTGGAAGAAGCCAATAAAAGACTTTCAAAAGCAAGGGAACTGCTGCTCTGTGGTGACATTGAAGCTGATGATTACCGCACAATAAAAGCCGAAAGCGAGGAACGCATATATAGACTGGAGGCTAAATTATCAGCATCAATAACGGACACAACCAACATTGAACCCTTATGGGATAAAGCTATCAGCAGCATTTCGCAATTGGATGTTTTGTATGAAAAAGGGACTGTAACACAGAAAAGAAAAATCATTGGTTCGATGTTCCCCGAAAAACTGACTTTCGACGGATTTCAATATCGAACCACTCGTATCAATGAAGCATTGAACCTCATGCTGCTGATAAACAGTAAAATACAAGGCAAAAAAAATGAGACAAATCCAACATTTTTGGACTTGTCTCATCAAGTGACCCAGCTGGGGATTTAA
- a CDS encoding helix-turn-helix domain-containing protein, whose amino-acid sequence MNRIKEVLEEKGIKQTWLAEKLGKSYNMVNGYVQNRQQPRLEILNDIAKILDVDVKDLIVSSKP is encoded by the coding sequence ATGAACAGAATAAAAGAAGTATTGGAAGAAAAAGGGATTAAGCAGACATGGTTAGCCGAAAAGCTCGGTAAAAGTTACAATATGGTTAATGGTTATGTTCAAAATAGACAACAACCAAGATTGGAAATTTTAAATGACATTGCTAAAATCCTTGATGTAGATGTAAAAGATTTAATTGTCAGCAGTAAACCATGA
- a CDS encoding restriction endonuclease subunit S: MSQNIRIEIPSSWLQVGLSDLFLDPKNNIVDGPFGSNLKASEYKEEGVPIIRIQNIDRNKFIDKNINYVTEEKAEFLSRHSFQSGDIIITKLGTPVGKACFVPEIFERGIIVADLIRVRIDNDNINEKFLVYQINSSFLITQFEKFTKGTTRPRINLSIVRELKFNLPPLKEQQRIVAVIEELFSDLDNGIANLKLAQNQLKVYRQALLKYAFNGKLTEKWRLENNPESTEKLLESFKEERIKRYKQELTEWKKSIKQWEEDGKKGAKPLKLKKNREITDNNHLIINTLPAIPVNWKYTKLGNIGNLERGKSKHRPRNDARLFGGEYPFIQTGEVRNSNVAIRKYEKTYSDFGLQQSKLWKKGTLCITIAANIAETAFLGFDACFPDSVVGFTPEKEPTDRYLFHFLEFNKTKIEEFASATAQKNINLNILDNLYIPFCTLKEQEEIINYLDSTFSIVDNIQNTIEKSFQKSEALRHSILKKAFQGKLVEQNSDEEPASEILRRIKVEKAKYLRNQKQEKKKVPQKIKKMSNELSIEEVLNTSNKPMLAVDVWQQSRHKGNIEEFYSELKKIQEKIKEVKNGTESLMSLKS, encoded by the coding sequence ATGAGCCAAAATATACGAATTGAAATACCGAGCAGTTGGTTACAAGTAGGATTGTCAGATTTATTTCTCGATCCTAAAAACAATATTGTAGATGGCCCATTTGGATCAAATTTAAAAGCTAGTGAATACAAAGAGGAAGGCGTTCCTATTATTAGAATTCAGAATATAGATCGCAACAAATTTATTGACAAAAATATTAATTACGTCACTGAAGAAAAAGCTGAATTTCTTTCCAGACATAGTTTTCAAAGTGGTGATATAATTATTACAAAGCTTGGGACTCCGGTAGGAAAAGCCTGTTTTGTTCCTGAAATATTTGAAAGAGGAATTATAGTTGCTGATTTAATAAGGGTTAGAATAGATAATGATAACATTAATGAAAAATTTTTAGTCTATCAAATTAACTCTAGTTTTCTAATTACGCAATTTGAAAAGTTTACTAAAGGAACAACGAGGCCAAGAATTAACTTGAGTATTGTTCGAGAACTAAAATTCAATCTGCCACCACTCAAAGAACAACAACGCATTGTTGCGGTCATTGAAGAATTGTTTAGTGATTTGGATAATGGCATAGCTAATCTAAAACTTGCGCAAAATCAACTTAAGGTATATCGACAGGCTTTATTAAAATATGCTTTTAATGGTAAACTAACAGAAAAATGGCGTTTAGAAAATAATCCTGAATCTACAGAAAAACTTCTGGAAAGCTTTAAAGAAGAACGTATAAAACGATACAAACAGGAATTGACTGAATGGAAAAAGTCAATAAAGCAATGGGAGGAGGATGGTAAAAAGGGAGCAAAGCCGTTAAAGCTCAAAAAGAATAGAGAAATTACAGATAATAATCATTTGATAATAAATACACTACCTGCAATTCCGGTTAATTGGAAATATACAAAATTAGGTAATATAGGAAATCTGGAAAGAGGCAAATCCAAACATCGACCTCGAAATGATGCTCGATTATTTGGAGGTGAGTATCCCTTTATTCAAACAGGAGAAGTCAGGAATTCAAATGTTGCTATTCGAAAGTATGAAAAAACATATAGCGATTTTGGACTTCAGCAAAGTAAATTATGGAAGAAAGGAACTTTATGTATAACTATTGCTGCAAATATAGCTGAAACGGCATTTTTAGGATTTGATGCTTGTTTCCCAGATAGCGTAGTCGGATTTACTCCTGAAAAAGAACCTACTGATAGGTATCTTTTTCATTTTTTAGAGTTTAATAAAACTAAAATTGAAGAATTCGCTTCTGCAACCGCCCAAAAAAACATAAACCTAAATATTTTAGACAATCTTTATATTCCATTTTGCACGTTAAAAGAACAAGAAGAAATTATAAATTATTTAGATTCTACTTTTTCAATAGTTGATAATATTCAAAATACGATAGAAAAATCTTTCCAAAAATCAGAAGCTCTTCGTCATAGCATTCTTAAAAAAGCTTTTCAAGGAAAGTTAGTTGAACAAAATTCCGATGAAGAGCCTGCGAGTGAAATACTGAGAAGAATCAAGGTTGAAAAGGCAAAATATCTTAGGAATCAAAAGCAGGAAAAGAAAAAAGTACCTCAAAAAATAAAGAAGATGAGTAATGAACTAAGCATTGAAGAAGTACTCAATACTTCCAATAAACCCATGCTCGCTGTAGATGTATGGCAACAAAGCAGACATAAAGGCAACATAGAAGAGTTTTATTCTGAGCTAAAAAAGATTCAGGAAAAAATCAAAGAAGTAAAAAATGGCACAGAATCATTAATGTCTCTGAAATCATGA